A stretch of Ligilactobacillus faecis DNA encodes these proteins:
- the cls gene encoding cardiolipin synthase, with amino-acid sequence MDTLLSVIGIILILNTVVAIITVFKEKRDITATWAWLLVLNLLPIIGFGIYLFVGKKISKEKMFDLKMQERLGLDQLVELQKKQWKTEELLPEGLGTNEARQTVHLLLETDQAVLTKNNKVEIFTDGHEKFAALLADIDRAKHHVHLEYYSFFSDRIGKKILTSLENAARRGVKVRVIYDSMGSRGQKRNFFNELERLGGEAEPFFAYKKALIHSPRINYREHRKLAIIDGKIGYIGGFNIGDQYLSRSEKFGYWRDTHLRVLGNAVLGMQSRFLMDWNATIKNIRGKKQVKYSEDLFPLHLEKGNVGIQIVSSGPDSDVEAIKLGYLKLISRANDYIYIQTPYLIPDDSVLEALSVAASSGVDVKIMIPCMPDHAFVYRATQYYARDLIEKGVEVYTYDAGFLHAKTFVVDSQLSSVGSANLDFRSFKLNFEANAFCYDRVLAVKLKRLFEEDLEKCTKLTPEYFAKQSRWLTFKQYFSRLLSPIL; translated from the coding sequence GTGGATACTCTTTTAAGTGTTATTGGTATAATTTTAATTTTGAATACAGTTGTTGCGATCATCACCGTCTTTAAAGAGAAAAGGGATATAACAGCTACTTGGGCATGGTTACTTGTGTTGAATCTATTGCCGATCATTGGTTTTGGGATCTATTTGTTCGTTGGCAAAAAGATCTCAAAAGAAAAAATGTTTGATTTGAAGATGCAAGAACGCTTAGGCCTTGATCAATTAGTTGAATTGCAAAAAAAGCAATGGAAAACAGAAGAATTGCTGCCTGAAGGTTTAGGAACTAACGAAGCTCGCCAAACAGTGCATTTACTTTTAGAGACTGATCAAGCTGTCTTGACCAAAAATAATAAAGTTGAGATCTTTACTGATGGTCATGAAAAATTTGCTGCACTTTTAGCAGATATCGACCGTGCTAAACACCATGTTCATTTAGAATATTATTCATTTTTTAGTGATCGGATCGGTAAAAAGATCTTAACTAGTTTAGAAAATGCAGCCCGACGTGGAGTCAAAGTCCGAGTGATCTACGATAGCATGGGTTCACGTGGTCAAAAACGCAATTTCTTTAATGAATTAGAACGTCTTGGTGGCGAAGCGGAGCCTTTCTTCGCGTATAAAAAAGCTTTGATCCATAGTCCGCGGATCAATTATCGTGAGCACCGTAAATTAGCGATCATTGATGGGAAGATCGGTTATATTGGTGGCTTTAATATCGGTGATCAATACTTGAGTCGTTCAGAAAAATTTGGGTATTGGCGAGATACTCATTTACGTGTTTTAGGTAATGCCGTCTTAGGGATGCAATCGCGTTTTTTGATGGATTGGAACGCAACGATCAAAAATATTCGTGGTAAAAAACAAGTCAAATATAGCGAGGACCTTTTCCCGCTACATCTTGAAAAAGGAAATGTTGGGATCCAGATCGTATCTTCGGGGCCAGATAGTGATGTTGAAGCGATCAAGTTAGGTTATTTAAAGTTGATCAGTCGTGCTAATGATTATATTTACATTCAAACACCGTATTTGATCCCAGATGATTCAGTTTTAGAAGCTCTCAGTGTAGCTGCTTCTTCAGGTGTAGATGTGAAGATCATGATCCCATGTATGCCTGACCATGCTTTTGTTTATCGGGCAACTCAGTATTATGCTCGCGATCTTATCGAAAAAGGGGTCGAAGTGTATACGTATGATGCGGGCTTTTTGCATGCTAAAACTTTTGTTGTTGATTCACAATTATCTTCGGTCGGCTCTGCTAACTTAGATTTTAGGAGTTTCAAATTGAACTTTGAAGCCAATGCTTTTTGTTACGATCGTGTTTTAGCGGTGAAATTAAAACGCTTGTTTGAAGAAGATCTTGAGAAATGTACGAAGTTGACCCCCGAATACTTTGCTAAGCAATCTCGATGGTTGACGTTCAAGCAGTATTTTTCAAGGTTACTTTCCCCGATCTTATAA
- a CDS encoding amino acid ABC transporter substrate-binding protein yields the protein MNRYLKIFVIILSLLGVVFISGCTDVKKRAATTDTWQQIEKNKKVVIGLDDSFVPMGFRQKNGKLVGYDIDLARAVFKLYGITPDFQTIDWSMKETELRNQTIDLIWNGYTMTPARAKNVAFSQPYLKNEQVLVTRKNEDITTAKQMQGKILGLQSGSSGYQAYLDQPQILKRYVKETIQYDTFNNAFMDLDAGRIQGLLIDSVYANYYIAQKGADKYRTIDPGYASESFVVGMRKGDKTLKAKIDQGFEILKQNGTLERIDKKWFGK from the coding sequence ATGAATAGATATTTAAAAATATTTGTAATAATACTCAGCTTGCTTGGGGTCGTCTTTATCAGTGGTTGTACTGATGTAAAAAAGCGAGCGGCTACGACGGATACTTGGCAACAGATCGAGAAAAACAAAAAAGTTGTGATCGGACTAGATGATAGTTTTGTCCCAATGGGTTTTCGCCAAAAAAATGGCAAATTAGTTGGGTATGATATCGATCTAGCGCGTGCAGTTTTCAAGCTTTACGGGATCACACCTGATTTTCAAACGATCGATTGGTCGATGAAAGAGACGGAATTACGTAACCAAACGATCGATCTGATCTGGAATGGCTATACGATGACGCCAGCGCGGGCTAAGAATGTCGCATTTAGCCAACCGTATTTAAAAAATGAACAAGTTCTCGTGACAAGAAAAAATGAAGATATCACTACAGCCAAGCAAATGCAAGGAAAGATCTTAGGGCTTCAAAGTGGTTCTTCAGGTTATCAAGCCTATTTAGACCAACCACAGATCTTAAAGCGTTATGTTAAAGAAACGATCCAATATGATACATTCAATAATGCTTTTATGGATCTTGACGCCGGTCGGATCCAAGGACTTTTGATCGATAGTGTGTATGCTAACTACTATATCGCTCAAAAAGGAGCAGACAAGTATCGAACGATCGATCCAGGCTATGCTTCAGAATCTTTTGTCGTGGGTATGCGTAAAGGTGATAAGACACTCAAAGCTAAGATCGATCAAGGATTTGAGATCTTAAAACAAAATGGAACTTTAGAGCGCATTGATAAAAAATGGTTTGGAAAGTGA
- a CDS encoding amino acid ABC transporter ATP-binding protein: MLELKQITKKYGERTILDHVDLTVEDGKILCIVGQSGGGKTTLLRCISGLEKIDSGQILIDGEPFDPYSNQTNDAVIGVVFQEYNLFPHLTVLQNVMLAPTMVLKKDTVQAQAEAKELLQKLALGGKEDLYPWQLSGGQKQRVAIARALAMRPKILCYDEPTSALDPGLRDTVKEIILDLKKEQMTQIIVTHDLAFAEEIADDILKVKPLTD, translated from the coding sequence ATGTTAGAGTTGAAACAGATCACAAAAAAATATGGTGAAAGAACGATCTTAGATCATGTTGATCTCACAGTCGAAGATGGTAAGATCTTATGTATCGTGGGGCAGTCTGGCGGTGGAAAAACAACGCTTCTCCGGTGTATCAGTGGTTTAGAAAAAATTGATAGCGGGCAGATCTTGATCGATGGGGAGCCGTTTGATCCCTATAGCAATCAGACTAACGATGCTGTGATCGGGGTCGTGTTTCAAGAATATAATCTTTTCCCACACTTGACCGTTTTACAAAACGTGATGCTTGCCCCAACGATGGTTTTAAAAAAAGATACAGTTCAAGCCCAAGCAGAAGCAAAAGAACTGCTACAAAAATTAGCACTTGGTGGTAAAGAAGATCTTTATCCATGGCAACTTTCTGGAGGACAAAAACAACGGGTCGCGATCGCCCGAGCCCTTGCAATGCGGCCAAAGATCTTATGCTATGATGAACCGACCTCAGCTCTTGATCCAGGTTTAAGAGATACTGTTAAAGAGATCATTTTAGATCTAAAAAAAGAACAGATGACGCAGATCATCGTTACGCATGACCTGGCTTTTGCCGAAGAGATCGCAGATGATATCTTAAAAGTTAAGCCACTGACGGATTAA